In Rhea pennata isolate bPtePen1 chromosome 20, bPtePen1.pri, whole genome shotgun sequence, a single window of DNA contains:
- the PHF12 gene encoding PHD finger protein 12 isoform X1 — protein sequence MWEKMETKTIVYDLDTSGGLMEQIQALLAPPKSEDGEKKSRRPEKEPRRSGRATNHDSCDSCKEGGDLLCCDHCPAAFHLQCCNPPLSEEMLPPGEWMCHRCTVRRKKREQKKELGQVNGLVDKSGKRTTSPTSDADLLDRSSSSIRSNAHARILERRASRPGTPTSNASTETPNSEQNDVDEDIIDVDDDSAIAEMDCGQPQLKRPFELLIAAAMERNPTQFQLPNELTCTTALPGTSKRRRKEETTGKNVKKAQHELDHNGLVPLPVKVCFTCNRSCRVAPLIQCDYCPLLFHMDCLEPPLTAMPLGRWMCPNHIEHVVLNQKNLTLSNRCRVFDRFQDTISQHVVKVDFLNRIHKKHPPNRRVLQSVKRKGLKVPDAIKSQYRLPPPLLAPAAIRDGELICNGIPEEPLQKHLLNTEHLASQSEQQEWLCSVVALQCSILKHLSAKQMTSLWDSEQTEKADIKPVIVADGSLANPYQAADKAPTPSLYSMSSCTSGITTQNSLSSSQSQQTLSQEDVNCSSCIDKSKKVSSCGTSNGPTASDVKVNGPHFYGVSSEPSAQLTDPQRLIGSSNTIPVLSHRQMWPRPLTPPATCGLLNHTIGTIVKTENVAGPISCAQRGSVPVTSMPTSISSSCASLETTSTLQRKNVQTQIGPPLTADLRSMGSPLTATRALTPPQATGDGISVGSTNRFCSPAPPSDGKVSPSTLSIGSALTLPSSLTSNSAAMLDLTNSLKAFVDGEIEINMLDEQLIKFLALQRIHQLFPSKAQSIASSVTSHQQSPMGNHIEVQRKEVQARAVFYPLMGLGGAVNMCYRTLYIGTGADMDVCLTSYGHCNYVSGKHACIFYDENTKHYELLNYSEHGTTVDNVLYSCDFSEKMTPTPPSSIVAKVQSVIKRHKSRKQEEEPHEEAAVMNSQAQGQHRKPCNCKASSSSLIGGSGAGWEGTALLHHGSYIKLGCLQFVFSITEFATKQPKGDTALVQDMDLEEKLSLKPHQVPVLRSNSVP from the exons ATGTGGGAGAAGATGGAGACCAAGACGATCGTCTACGACTTGGACACCTCCGGGGGGCTCATGGAG caAATCCAAGCCCTCCTGGCTCCCCCCAAGAGCGAAGATGGGGAAAAGAAGAGCAGGAGGCCCGAGAAGGAGCCCAGGCGAAGTGGCAGGGCCACTAACCATGATAGCTGCGATAGCTGCAAGGAAGGAGGGGATCTGCTGTGCTGCGATCACTgccctgctgctttccacctccagTGCTG CAACCCTCCGCTCAGTGAGgaaatgctgcctccaggggAGTGGATGTGTCACCGCTGCACTGTACGCAGAAAG AAGcgagaacagaagaaagagctGGGGCAGGTAAATGGATTGGTGGACAAATCTGGGAAAAGGACCACCTCCCCCACCAGTGACGCAGACCTGTTGGACAGGTCTAGCAGCAGCATCAGGTCTAATGCGCATGCCAGGATCTTGGAAAGGAGAGCAAGCCGGCCTGGCACTCCTACATCCAATGCCAGCACCGAGACCCCCAACTCAGAGCAGAATGATGTCGATGAGGACATAATTGACGTGGATGATGACTCTGCCATTGCAGAAATGGACTGTGGGCAGCCCCAGCTGAAGCGACCCTTTGAGCTTCTTATTGCTGCTGCCATGGAAAGGAACCCAACGCAGTTCCAGTTGCCGAATGAACTGACCTGCACCACAGCACTTCCAG GTACTAgtaagaggaggagaaaggaagaaaccaCAGGAAAGAATGTCAAGAAAGCACAACACGAATTAGACCACAATGGTTTGGTTCCCTTGCCAGTGAAAGTCTGCTTCACATGCAACAG GAGTTGCAGAGTGGCACCTCTAATTCAGTGTGATTACTGCCCACTCCTGTTCCACATGGACTGTCTGGAGCCACCTCTTACTGCTATGCCTCTGGGTAGATGGATGTGTCCAAATCATATTGAACATGTGGTG CTGAACCAGAAGAACTTGACCCTGAGTAATCGGTGCCGAGTATTTGACCGGTTCCAGGATACTATATCTCAGCATGTTGTCAAAGTGGATTTCTTAAACCGAATCCATAAGAAACATCCTCCAAATCGCAGAGTTCTTCAATCAGTGAAGAGAAAAGGTTTGAAG GTTCCTGATGCTATAAAATCCCAATACCGGCTTCCACCCCCATTACTTGCGCCTGCAGCTATTAGAGATGGCGAGCTGATCTGTAATGGGATCCCTGAGGAACCCTTGCAGAAGCACCTTTTGAACACTGAGCACTTAGCCAGCCAGTCAGAACAACAGGAG tgGCTCTGTAGTGTTGTTGCGCTCCAGTGCAGCATATTGAAACATTTATCTGCTAAGCAGATGACTTCGCTTTGGGACTCTGAACAAACAGAGAAGGCTGATATTAAGCCTGTTATTGTGGCAGATGGCTCGCTCGCCAATCCTTACCAGGCAGCTGACAAGGCACCCACACCTTCCCTCTATTCCATGTCATCCTGCACCTCAGGGATTACCACCCAGAATTCCTTGAGTTCCTCGCAATCCCAGCAGACTTTATCACAGGAAGATGTCAACTGCAGCTCTTGTATAGATAAATCCAAGAAGGTGTCATCTTGTGGGACTTCTAATGGGCCGACAGCCTCTGACGTTAAAGTAAACGGTCCTCATTTCTATGGCGTTTCCTCTGAACCTTCAGCACAGTTGACTGACCCCCAGAGGCTAATTGGATCTAGTAATACAATACCTGTTTTGTCTCATCGGCAAATGTGGCCTAGGCCCCTCACGCCCCCAGCAACTTGTGGACTTCTGAATCACACAATTGGAACCATTGTCAAAACGGAGAACGTAGCAGGACCTATTTCTTGTGCACAAAGAGGTTCTGTGCCAGTCACAAGTATGCCTACTTCCATATCAAGCTCCTGTGCCAGCCTGGAGACCACCAGcactttgcaaagaaagaatGTCCAGACACAGATAGGACCGCCACTGACAGCAGACCTGCGATCTATGGGCTCCCCTCTGACTGCCACTAGGGCTCTTACCCCTCCACAAGCTACAGGAGATGGGATCTCTGTTGGATCCACAAACAGATTCTGTTCACCAGCACCACCTTCAG ATGGTAAGGTCAGTCCCAGCACCTTATCCATAGGAAGCGCTTTAACTCTGCCCTCATCACTCACATCAAACTCTGCAGCTATGTTGGACCTCACCAATTCCCTGAAAGCATTTGTGGATGGCG AGATTGAGATAAATATGTTGGATGAGCAGCTGATCAAGTTTCTGGCCTTGCAGAGAATACATCAGCTCTTTCCTTCCAAAGCTCAGTCTATAGCAAGCAGTGTCACTTCCCATCAGCAGTCTCCTATGGGAAACCACATTGAAG tgcaaagaaaggaagtgCAAGCCCGGGCGGTGTTCTATCCTCTGATGGGCTTAGGGGGTGCAGTTAATATGTGCTATCGAACCCTCTACATTGGGACAG GAGCTGATATGGATGTGTGCCTTACAAGCTATGGTCACTGTAACTATGTGTCCGGCAAACATGCCTGCATATTCTATGATGAG aatacaaaACATTATGAGCTGTTAAACTACAGTGAGCATGGGACGACTGTGGACAATGTTCTGTATTCATGTGACTTCTCGGAGAAGATGAcacccactcctcccagcaGTATTGTTGCCAAAGTGCAGAGTGTGATAA aacgacacaaaagcagaaaacaggaagagGAGCCGCATGAAGAAGCAGCTGTGATGAATTCCCAGGCACAAGGGCAGCATCGGAAACCCTGCAATTGCAAAGCCAGCAGCTCTAGCTTAATagggggcagtggggctggCTGGGAGGGGACAGCCCTGCTCCACCATGGCAGTTATATCAAATTGGGCTGCCTGCAATTTGTTTTCAGCATTACTGAATTTGCGACCAAACAGCCCAAGGGGGACACTGCCTTAGTACAAGATATGGACTTGGAGGAGAAGCTTTCTCTGAAACCCCACCAGGTGCCCGTGCTGCGGTCCAACTCTGTTCCCTAG
- the PHF12 gene encoding PHD finger protein 12 isoform X3 — translation MWEKMETKTIVYDLDTSGGLMEQIQALLAPPKSEDGEKKSRRPEKEPRRSGRATNHDSCDSCKEGGDLLCCDHCPAAFHLQCCNPPLSEEMLPPGEWMCHRCTVRRKKREQKKELGQVNGLVDKSGKRTTSPTSDADLLDRSSSSIRSNAHARILERRASRPGTPTSNASTETPNSEQNDVDEDIIDVDDDSAIAEMDCGQPQLKRPFELLIAAAMERNPTQFQLPNELTCTTALPGTSKRRRKEETTGKNVKKAQHELDHNGLVPLPVKVCFTCNRSCRVAPLIQCDYCPLLFHMDCLEPPLTAMPLGRWMCPNHIEHVVLNQKNLTLSNRCRVFDRFQDTISQHVVKVDFLNRIHKKHPPNRRVLQSVKRKGLKVPDAIKSQYRLPPPLLAPAAIRDGELICNGIPEEPLQKHLLNTEHLASQSEQQEWLCSVVALQCSILKHLSAKQMTSLWDSEQTEKADIKPVIVADGSLANPYQAADKAPTPSLYSMSSCTSGITTQNSLSSSQSQQTLSQEDVNCSSCIDKSKKVSSCGTSNGPTASDVKVNGPHFYGVSSEPSAQLTDPQRLIGSSNTIPVLSHRQMWPRPLTPPATCGLLNHTIGTIVKTENVAGPISCAQRGSVPVTSMPTSISSSCASLETTSTLQRKNVQTQIGPPLTADLRSMGSPLTATRALTPPQATGDGISVGSTNRFCSPAPPSDGKVSPSTLSIGSALTLPSSLTSNSAAMLDLTNSLKAFVDGEIEINMLDEQLIKFLALQRIHQLFPSKAQSIASSVTSHQQSPMGNHIEDATFSISFLSSLSWISIGLKFLQIPLRNFVQTMTMKTPSIKCQWTF, via the exons ATGTGGGAGAAGATGGAGACCAAGACGATCGTCTACGACTTGGACACCTCCGGGGGGCTCATGGAG caAATCCAAGCCCTCCTGGCTCCCCCCAAGAGCGAAGATGGGGAAAAGAAGAGCAGGAGGCCCGAGAAGGAGCCCAGGCGAAGTGGCAGGGCCACTAACCATGATAGCTGCGATAGCTGCAAGGAAGGAGGGGATCTGCTGTGCTGCGATCACTgccctgctgctttccacctccagTGCTG CAACCCTCCGCTCAGTGAGgaaatgctgcctccaggggAGTGGATGTGTCACCGCTGCACTGTACGCAGAAAG AAGcgagaacagaagaaagagctGGGGCAGGTAAATGGATTGGTGGACAAATCTGGGAAAAGGACCACCTCCCCCACCAGTGACGCAGACCTGTTGGACAGGTCTAGCAGCAGCATCAGGTCTAATGCGCATGCCAGGATCTTGGAAAGGAGAGCAAGCCGGCCTGGCACTCCTACATCCAATGCCAGCACCGAGACCCCCAACTCAGAGCAGAATGATGTCGATGAGGACATAATTGACGTGGATGATGACTCTGCCATTGCAGAAATGGACTGTGGGCAGCCCCAGCTGAAGCGACCCTTTGAGCTTCTTATTGCTGCTGCCATGGAAAGGAACCCAACGCAGTTCCAGTTGCCGAATGAACTGACCTGCACCACAGCACTTCCAG GTACTAgtaagaggaggagaaaggaagaaaccaCAGGAAAGAATGTCAAGAAAGCACAACACGAATTAGACCACAATGGTTTGGTTCCCTTGCCAGTGAAAGTCTGCTTCACATGCAACAG GAGTTGCAGAGTGGCACCTCTAATTCAGTGTGATTACTGCCCACTCCTGTTCCACATGGACTGTCTGGAGCCACCTCTTACTGCTATGCCTCTGGGTAGATGGATGTGTCCAAATCATATTGAACATGTGGTG CTGAACCAGAAGAACTTGACCCTGAGTAATCGGTGCCGAGTATTTGACCGGTTCCAGGATACTATATCTCAGCATGTTGTCAAAGTGGATTTCTTAAACCGAATCCATAAGAAACATCCTCCAAATCGCAGAGTTCTTCAATCAGTGAAGAGAAAAGGTTTGAAG GTTCCTGATGCTATAAAATCCCAATACCGGCTTCCACCCCCATTACTTGCGCCTGCAGCTATTAGAGATGGCGAGCTGATCTGTAATGGGATCCCTGAGGAACCCTTGCAGAAGCACCTTTTGAACACTGAGCACTTAGCCAGCCAGTCAGAACAACAGGAG tgGCTCTGTAGTGTTGTTGCGCTCCAGTGCAGCATATTGAAACATTTATCTGCTAAGCAGATGACTTCGCTTTGGGACTCTGAACAAACAGAGAAGGCTGATATTAAGCCTGTTATTGTGGCAGATGGCTCGCTCGCCAATCCTTACCAGGCAGCTGACAAGGCACCCACACCTTCCCTCTATTCCATGTCATCCTGCACCTCAGGGATTACCACCCAGAATTCCTTGAGTTCCTCGCAATCCCAGCAGACTTTATCACAGGAAGATGTCAACTGCAGCTCTTGTATAGATAAATCCAAGAAGGTGTCATCTTGTGGGACTTCTAATGGGCCGACAGCCTCTGACGTTAAAGTAAACGGTCCTCATTTCTATGGCGTTTCCTCTGAACCTTCAGCACAGTTGACTGACCCCCAGAGGCTAATTGGATCTAGTAATACAATACCTGTTTTGTCTCATCGGCAAATGTGGCCTAGGCCCCTCACGCCCCCAGCAACTTGTGGACTTCTGAATCACACAATTGGAACCATTGTCAAAACGGAGAACGTAGCAGGACCTATTTCTTGTGCACAAAGAGGTTCTGTGCCAGTCACAAGTATGCCTACTTCCATATCAAGCTCCTGTGCCAGCCTGGAGACCACCAGcactttgcaaagaaagaatGTCCAGACACAGATAGGACCGCCACTGACAGCAGACCTGCGATCTATGGGCTCCCCTCTGACTGCCACTAGGGCTCTTACCCCTCCACAAGCTACAGGAGATGGGATCTCTGTTGGATCCACAAACAGATTCTGTTCACCAGCACCACCTTCAG ATGGTAAGGTCAGTCCCAGCACCTTATCCATAGGAAGCGCTTTAACTCTGCCCTCATCACTCACATCAAACTCTGCAGCTATGTTGGACCTCACCAATTCCCTGAAAGCATTTGTGGATGGCG AGATTGAGATAAATATGTTGGATGAGCAGCTGATCAAGTTTCTGGCCTTGCAGAGAATACATCAGCTCTTTCCTTCCAAAGCTCAGTCTATAGCAAGCAGTGTCACTTCCCATCAGCAGTCTCCTATGGGAAACCACATTGAAG ATGCcaccttttccatttctttcctttcatccCTCTCCTGGATATCCATTGGTCTGAAATTCCTTCAGATCCCTCTACGTAATTTTGTACAAACTATGACAATGAAAACACCTTCAATAAAGTGTCAATGGaccttctga
- the PHF12 gene encoding PHD finger protein 12 isoform X2 gives MWEKMETKTIVYDLDTSGGLMEQIQALLAPPKSEDGEKKSRRPEKEPRRSGRATNHDSCDSCKEGGDLLCCDHCPAAFHLQCCNPPLSEEMLPPGEWMCHRCTVRRKKREQKKELGQVNGLVDKSGKRTTSPTSDADLLDRSSSSIRSNAHARILERRASRPGTPTSNASTETPNSEQNDVDEDIIDVDDDSAIAEMDCGQPQLKRPFELLIAAAMERNPTQFQLPNELTCTTALPGTSKRRRKEETTGKNVKKAQHELDHNGLVPLPVKVCFTCNRSCRVAPLIQCDYCPLLFHMDCLEPPLTAMPLGRWMCPNHIEHVVLNQKNLTLSNRCRVFDRFQDTISQHVVKVDFLNRIHKKHPPNRRVLQSVKRKGLKVPDAIKSQYRLPPPLLAPAAIRDGELICNGIPEEPLQKHLLNTEHLASQSEQQEWLCSVVALQCSILKHLSAKQMTSLWDSEQTEKADIKPVIVADGSLANPYQAADKAPTPSLYSMSSCTSGITTQNSLSSSQSQQTLSQEDVNCSSCIDKSKKVSSCGTSNGPTASDVKVNGPHFYGVSSEPSAQLTDPQRLIGSSNTIPVLSHRQMWPRPLTPPATCGLLNHTIGTIVKTENVAGPISCAQRGSVPVTSMPTSISSSCASLETTSTLQRKNVQTQIGPPLTADLRSMGSPLTATRALTPPQATGDGISVGSTNRFCSPAPPSEIEINMLDEQLIKFLALQRIHQLFPSKAQSIASSVTSHQQSPMGNHIEVQRKEVQARAVFYPLMGLGGAVNMCYRTLYIGTGADMDVCLTSYGHCNYVSGKHACIFYDENTKHYELLNYSEHGTTVDNVLYSCDFSEKMTPTPPSSIVAKVQSVIKRHKSRKQEEEPHEEAAVMNSQAQGQHRKPCNCKASSSSLIGGSGAGWEGTALLHHGSYIKLGCLQFVFSITEFATKQPKGDTALVQDMDLEEKLSLKPHQVPVLRSNSVP, from the exons ATGTGGGAGAAGATGGAGACCAAGACGATCGTCTACGACTTGGACACCTCCGGGGGGCTCATGGAG caAATCCAAGCCCTCCTGGCTCCCCCCAAGAGCGAAGATGGGGAAAAGAAGAGCAGGAGGCCCGAGAAGGAGCCCAGGCGAAGTGGCAGGGCCACTAACCATGATAGCTGCGATAGCTGCAAGGAAGGAGGGGATCTGCTGTGCTGCGATCACTgccctgctgctttccacctccagTGCTG CAACCCTCCGCTCAGTGAGgaaatgctgcctccaggggAGTGGATGTGTCACCGCTGCACTGTACGCAGAAAG AAGcgagaacagaagaaagagctGGGGCAGGTAAATGGATTGGTGGACAAATCTGGGAAAAGGACCACCTCCCCCACCAGTGACGCAGACCTGTTGGACAGGTCTAGCAGCAGCATCAGGTCTAATGCGCATGCCAGGATCTTGGAAAGGAGAGCAAGCCGGCCTGGCACTCCTACATCCAATGCCAGCACCGAGACCCCCAACTCAGAGCAGAATGATGTCGATGAGGACATAATTGACGTGGATGATGACTCTGCCATTGCAGAAATGGACTGTGGGCAGCCCCAGCTGAAGCGACCCTTTGAGCTTCTTATTGCTGCTGCCATGGAAAGGAACCCAACGCAGTTCCAGTTGCCGAATGAACTGACCTGCACCACAGCACTTCCAG GTACTAgtaagaggaggagaaaggaagaaaccaCAGGAAAGAATGTCAAGAAAGCACAACACGAATTAGACCACAATGGTTTGGTTCCCTTGCCAGTGAAAGTCTGCTTCACATGCAACAG GAGTTGCAGAGTGGCACCTCTAATTCAGTGTGATTACTGCCCACTCCTGTTCCACATGGACTGTCTGGAGCCACCTCTTACTGCTATGCCTCTGGGTAGATGGATGTGTCCAAATCATATTGAACATGTGGTG CTGAACCAGAAGAACTTGACCCTGAGTAATCGGTGCCGAGTATTTGACCGGTTCCAGGATACTATATCTCAGCATGTTGTCAAAGTGGATTTCTTAAACCGAATCCATAAGAAACATCCTCCAAATCGCAGAGTTCTTCAATCAGTGAAGAGAAAAGGTTTGAAG GTTCCTGATGCTATAAAATCCCAATACCGGCTTCCACCCCCATTACTTGCGCCTGCAGCTATTAGAGATGGCGAGCTGATCTGTAATGGGATCCCTGAGGAACCCTTGCAGAAGCACCTTTTGAACACTGAGCACTTAGCCAGCCAGTCAGAACAACAGGAG tgGCTCTGTAGTGTTGTTGCGCTCCAGTGCAGCATATTGAAACATTTATCTGCTAAGCAGATGACTTCGCTTTGGGACTCTGAACAAACAGAGAAGGCTGATATTAAGCCTGTTATTGTGGCAGATGGCTCGCTCGCCAATCCTTACCAGGCAGCTGACAAGGCACCCACACCTTCCCTCTATTCCATGTCATCCTGCACCTCAGGGATTACCACCCAGAATTCCTTGAGTTCCTCGCAATCCCAGCAGACTTTATCACAGGAAGATGTCAACTGCAGCTCTTGTATAGATAAATCCAAGAAGGTGTCATCTTGTGGGACTTCTAATGGGCCGACAGCCTCTGACGTTAAAGTAAACGGTCCTCATTTCTATGGCGTTTCCTCTGAACCTTCAGCACAGTTGACTGACCCCCAGAGGCTAATTGGATCTAGTAATACAATACCTGTTTTGTCTCATCGGCAAATGTGGCCTAGGCCCCTCACGCCCCCAGCAACTTGTGGACTTCTGAATCACACAATTGGAACCATTGTCAAAACGGAGAACGTAGCAGGACCTATTTCTTGTGCACAAAGAGGTTCTGTGCCAGTCACAAGTATGCCTACTTCCATATCAAGCTCCTGTGCCAGCCTGGAGACCACCAGcactttgcaaagaaagaatGTCCAGACACAGATAGGACCGCCACTGACAGCAGACCTGCGATCTATGGGCTCCCCTCTGACTGCCACTAGGGCTCTTACCCCTCCACAAGCTACAGGAGATGGGATCTCTGTTGGATCCACAAACAGATTCTGTTCACCAGCACCACCTTCAG AGATTGAGATAAATATGTTGGATGAGCAGCTGATCAAGTTTCTGGCCTTGCAGAGAATACATCAGCTCTTTCCTTCCAAAGCTCAGTCTATAGCAAGCAGTGTCACTTCCCATCAGCAGTCTCCTATGGGAAACCACATTGAAG tgcaaagaaaggaagtgCAAGCCCGGGCGGTGTTCTATCCTCTGATGGGCTTAGGGGGTGCAGTTAATATGTGCTATCGAACCCTCTACATTGGGACAG GAGCTGATATGGATGTGTGCCTTACAAGCTATGGTCACTGTAACTATGTGTCCGGCAAACATGCCTGCATATTCTATGATGAG aatacaaaACATTATGAGCTGTTAAACTACAGTGAGCATGGGACGACTGTGGACAATGTTCTGTATTCATGTGACTTCTCGGAGAAGATGAcacccactcctcccagcaGTATTGTTGCCAAAGTGCAGAGTGTGATAA aacgacacaaaagcagaaaacaggaagagGAGCCGCATGAAGAAGCAGCTGTGATGAATTCCCAGGCACAAGGGCAGCATCGGAAACCCTGCAATTGCAAAGCCAGCAGCTCTAGCTTAATagggggcagtggggctggCTGGGAGGGGACAGCCCTGCTCCACCATGGCAGTTATATCAAATTGGGCTGCCTGCAATTTGTTTTCAGCATTACTGAATTTGCGACCAAACAGCCCAAGGGGGACACTGCCTTAGTACAAGATATGGACTTGGAGGAGAAGCTTTCTCTGAAACCCCACCAGGTGCCCGTGCTGCGGTCCAACTCTGTTCCCTAG
- the DHRS13 gene encoding dehydrogenase/reductase SDR family member 13, with the protein MMCSVLLGAALLLGLYALLYRRLRRAAPPGAHPPLHGRTAIVTGGSGGIGAATARELARRGARVILASRSAARGEAAAHRIRTETGNAEVRFMQLDLASLRSVRAFASAFLREEPRLHLLINNAGVSAGGQTEDGYGLTFQVNHLGHFLLTQLLLERLQRSAPSRVVIVASRAHCSGRLDPAALGRPGRGVLNTFQAYCDSKLANVLHARELATRLQGTEVKCYAVHPGFVNTELFRHMPLWLKPLFAPLAWLFFRTAAEGAETPLYCATQEGLERFSGRYFADCRPQEPWPRARDDGLARALWEASERLVGLAPRRPAAPATARGQ; encoded by the exons ATGATGTGCTCGGTGCTGCTGGGCGCcgcgctgctgctggggctctATGCTCTGCTCTACCGCAGGctgcgccgtgccgcgccgcccggcgcccaCCCGCCGCTGCACGGCCGCACTGCCATCGTCACCG GGGGAAGCGGCGGAATCGGCGCAGCCACGGCACGGGAgctggcgcggcgcggcgcccgcgtCATCCTGGCGTCCCGCAGCGCCGCACGGGGGGAGGCTGCCGCCCACCGCATCCGCACG GAGACGGGGAACGCGGAGGTGCGGTTCATGCAGCTGGACCTGGCCAGCCTGCGCTCGGTGCGGGCCTTCGCCAGCGCCTTCCTGCGGGAGGAGCCTCGTCTCCACCTGCTCATCAACAACGCGG GGGTGAGCGCCGGGGGCCAGACAGAGGACGGCTACGGCCTCACCTTCCAGGTGAACCACCTGGGCCACTTCCTCCTGacgcagctgctgctggagcggCTGCAGCGCAGCGCGCCCAGCCGCGTCGTCATCGTGGCGTCCCGCGCCCACTGCTCGGGGCGCCTCGACCCTGCCGCCCTGGGCAGGCCGGGCCGCGGGGTGCTGAACACCTTCCAGGCCTATTGCGACAGCAAGCTGGCCAACGTGCTGCACGCCCGGGAGCTGGCCACCCGCCTGCAGGGCACCGAGGTGAAGTGCTACGCCGTGCACCCAG GCTTCGTCAACACGGAGCTGTTCCGCCACATGCCGCTCTGGCTGAAGCCGCTCTTCGCGCCGCTCGCCTGGCTCTTCTTCCGCACGGCCGCCGAGGGCGCCGAGACGCCGCTGTACTGCGCCACGCAGGAGGGCCTGGAGCGCTTCAGCGGGCGCTACTTCGCCGACTGCCGCCCGCAGGAGCCGTGGCCGCGGGCCCGCGACGACGGCCTGGCGCGGGCGCTGTGGGAGGCCAGCGAGCGGCTGGTGGGGctggccccgcgccggccggccgcccccgccaCCGCCCGCGGGCAATAA